Proteins found in one Streptococcus criceti HS-6 genomic segment:
- a CDS encoding mucin-binding protein translates to MKISKAIRSRRSFNWYGLYQRFSIRKYHFGAASVLLGTALMFGVQADQVYADGAVSPASEPPASIAAITQQADTQVSPTLDNTVAATSAETANSTEAAAPQTEVARATGTPVTNQNEATPVSPATSTVDLTPTAASQISTPSDVQTSESSTSAVSASGANSELGGNERSAASQINNQTVSAMPLVSSNIISERQSQSPEMPSAFAAALEDMKRQGLATDTQVSDLRSAYRAGLLNDKEVNQVSGKLGSTPVTSASPVTVFMAEGTGETPPIYAPHLHTKDIALQVTNSNTANKLIRAVYLHNYNRNPDGSYTIEYQIYLRGNMITDPYAAVMVSTDDNTTVGSYYSWTDTGSTGLHYPSGTDAYTSTDGDRKYTNSPVLVSDVISSTTNPNASITNPTGVGFRVLVNTTSLTGTGLTINVAQGKTEQAARDMAAGGVADDAAAKDSVNLWLQDYSMDQGPTIQPAIYFLPIGLTLTKDSNVRAIVDGNPKATGSVTIDQIYSRAVAFGGNNIVNQVNGTLQSQLGGSADVTFDPATGIITGTVGGLLAGGREGAMVNGVTVVATDSTGTAMSDDNNAVNFAHVVVKGLSGVKNEGETFTEDELKKLIRFRTWMGTSYGEEPLDYLMKNGNVFSNRNFYKAENSTLVAIKPFHDFVQKMEILTPIASTGTNNTATIRVTYGNTMTGDVLGSMDYTVNYGYSVAPSVTPINPVVAVNPGVTYSPAANVTIADQDNSGYRSQTVEVTDASGSVVYAGELGDFTAPTTEGTYTVKVSVTDNSATQYNGKTEDIGYDEATPKTVKLLDKDIHDLSASGTYQLIVAKQKANIKFVNDTEPTVAMTTVSESGNNGYAIPTVDYKTTLNDYLKAGYSVKSDNFTGGKTFDTDFDTDQEFTVVLKERIEPFDPANPPVPGQPVDPNDPNSPRWPDNVKDQKGTETVTRIIRYVYAADGSQASAPVSETLTFTRQAKVNLVTGEVAFGEWTATDTTFDVVVSPVINSYITDRKEVPAKTGVQATDADSEEIVKYTKLGHYVPNIPVLNFPDNPYPNDPTDPTKPKQPVDPDYPVIPHNPGYTPIDPNTNTPLTPVDPNEPSKGYIPPIPEDPTEDTPINYEADTQKAIINFVTETGRQLSQLTEAGKSEEAIPSANYTAALAGYLKTGYALVSDDFGGHQVFDKNQLVDQTFTVVLKERIEPFDPANPPVPDQPVNPNDPNSPKWPSTVENQQGTEAVTRTIRYVYAADGSQASAPVSETLTFTRQAKVNLVTGEVAFGEWMATDTTFDAVVSPVINSYITDRK, encoded by the coding sequence ATGAAAATTTCTAAAGCCATACGCTCTAGAAGGAGTTTTAATTGGTATGGACTCTATCAGCGTTTTTCAATTCGTAAATACCATTTTGGTGCAGCATCGGTTTTACTTGGTACTGCATTAATGTTTGGTGTTCAGGCTGACCAAGTGTATGCGGATGGGGCAGTGTCTCCGGCATCAGAGCCGCCTGCTTCAATAGCGGCAATTACTCAGCAGGCAGACACACAAGTATCGCCAACTTTAGATAATACTGTAGCAGCAACTTCGGCAGAAACTGCGAATTCTACCGAAGCAGCTGCACCTCAAACAGAAGTTGCTCGAGCAACTGGGACTCCTGTGACTAATCAGAACGAGGCTACTCCTGTAAGTCCGGCAACAAGTACTGTGGATCTTACACCAACTGCGGCTTCACAAATTAGCACTCCATCAGATGTACAAACTTCTGAATCCTCAACTAGTGCAGTTTCAGCATCTGGTGCTAATTCAGAACTTGGAGGTAATGAAAGATCGGCAGCTAGCCAAATTAATAATCAAACTGTTTCAGCGATGCCATTAGTCTCATCTAACATTATCTCTGAACGGCAATCGCAATCTCCAGAGATGCCATCAGCATTTGCTGCAGCCCTTGAAGATATGAAGCGGCAAGGTTTAGCAACAGATACTCAGGTTAGTGATCTTCGCTCAGCGTATCGTGCAGGCTTGTTAAACGATAAAGAAGTTAACCAAGTGAGCGGCAAACTTGGCAGTACTCCAGTGACATCAGCAAGCCCAGTTACAGTATTTATGGCAGAAGGAACTGGTGAAACCCCGCCAATTTATGCACCGCACCTGCATACAAAAGATATTGCACTTCAAGTTACAAATTCAAATACAGCTAACAAACTAATTCGTGCGGTTTACCTTCATAACTATAACCGAAATCCTGATGGAAGCTATACCATTGAGTATCAAATTTACTTGCGTGGGAACATGATTACGGATCCGTATGCAGCTGTTATGGTAAGTACAGATGATAATACAACTGTTGGTTCCTACTATTCCTGGACCGATACAGGTTCTACAGGTTTACATTATCCAAGTGGCACAGATGCTTATACAAGTACTGATGGTGATCGCAAGTATACGAATTCCCCAGTATTAGTTTCTGATGTGATTTCATCCACAACCAACCCAAATGCTTCGATTACTAACCCAACTGGTGTTGGTTTCCGGGTTCTTGTCAATACAACATCGCTTACTGGAACAGGGTTAACCATCAATGTGGCACAAGGTAAAACTGAACAAGCAGCACGCGATATGGCAGCAGGGGGAGTAGCAGACGATGCGGCGGCTAAGGACTCTGTAAACCTTTGGTTGCAAGATTATTCAATGGATCAAGGGCCAACTATCCAACCGGCCATCTATTTCTTACCGATAGGTTTGACCTTGACTAAAGATTCAAATGTTCGTGCAATCGTCGATGGAAATCCCAAGGCAACGGGCAGCGTAACAATTGACCAAATATATAGCCGGGCGGTTGCGTTTGGTGGAAATAACATTGTTAACCAAGTCAATGGAACGTTGCAATCTCAATTAGGCGGAAGTGCTGATGTTACCTTCGATCCTGCAACTGGTATTATAACTGGTACTGTTGGCGGATTACTAGCTGGTGGACGTGAAGGTGCAATGGTTAATGGGGTAACTGTTGTCGCTACCGACAGTACAGGTACAGCGATGTCAGACGATAACAATGCGGTTAACTTTGCTCACGTAGTGGTTAAAGGCTTGTCTGGTGTGAAGAATGAAGGCGAAACCTTCACAGAAGATGAATTAAAGAAGCTGATTCGCTTCCGTACGTGGATGGGAACTAGTTATGGTGAAGAACCGCTTGATTACTTGATGAAGAATGGGAATGTATTCTCTAACCGCAATTTCTATAAAGCTGAAAATAGTACTCTTGTTGCGATCAAACCATTCCACGACTTTGTTCAGAAGATGGAAATCCTGACACCGATTGCTAGCACAGGAACAAATAATACTGCAACTATCCGAGTGACTTACGGAAATACTATGACCGGTGATGTTCTTGGTAGCATGGACTATACTGTTAATTACGGATATTCTGTAGCTCCGAGTGTTACACCAATTAATCCAGTTGTAGCGGTTAACCCAGGTGTTACTTATAGTCCAGCTGCAAACGTGACAATTGCTGATCAGGATAATTCTGGTTATCGCTCACAAACAGTTGAAGTTACTGATGCTAGTGGATCCGTAGTTTACGCTGGGGAACTCGGTGACTTTACCGCACCGACGACAGAAGGTACTTATACGGTTAAAGTTTCAGTAACTGATAATTCGGCAACTCAATATAATGGTAAAACCGAAGACATTGGTTATGATGAAGCAACGCCTAAAACAGTTAAACTTCTTGATAAAGATATTCATGACTTGTCAGCATCTGGTACTTACCAACTTATCGTCGCTAAACAAAAAGCGAACATTAAGTTTGTGAATGATACGGAGCCAACAGTTGCTATGACTACTGTTTCAGAGTCTGGTAATAACGGATATGCGATTCCAACGGTCGATTATAAGACAACGTTGAATGATTACCTCAAAGCTGGTTACTCTGTTAAGAGTGATAACTTTACAGGTGGTAAAACGTTTGATACTGACTTCGATACTGATCAAGAATTTACAGTTGTTCTCAAGGAACGTATCGAACCATTCGATCCAGCAAATCCACCAGTTCCAGGGCAACCAGTTGATCCAAATGATCCTAACAGCCCAAGATGGCCAGATAATGTTAAGGACCAAAAAGGTACTGAAACAGTTACACGTATCATCCGTTACGTCTACGCAGCAGATGGTTCACAAGCATCTGCCCCAGTGTCAGAAACCTTGACCTTCACACGTCAAGCTAAGGTTAACTTAGTAACTGGTGAAGTGGCATTTGGCGAATGGACAGCAACCGATACAACCTTTGATGTTGTTGTCTCCCCAGTTATAAATAGCTACATCACAGACCGTAAAGAAGTTCCAGCTAAGACAGGTGTTCAGGCTACGGATGCCGATTCTGAAGAAATTGTTAAGTACACGAAACTTGGTCACTACGTCCCAAATATTCCAGTGCTAAATTTCCCAGACAATCCTTATCCGAATGATCCGACAGATCCAACTAAGCCAAAGCAGCCAGTTGATCCAGATTACCCAGTGATTCCGCATAATCCTGGTTACACACCAATTGATCCAAACACCAACACGCCGTTGACTCCGGTGGACCCTAACGAGCCAAGTAAGGGTTATATTCCACCAATCCCAGAGGATCCAACGGAAGATACCCCGATCAATTACGAAGCAGATACTCAAAAAGCCATTATCAACTTCGTAACCGAAACAGGCCGTCAACTATCACAATTAACGGAAGCTGGCAAGTCAGAAGAAGCTATTCCATCAGCGAACTATACTGCCGCACTTGCGGGCTACCTCAAAACAGGTTACGCTCTTGTTAGCGATGACTTCGGTGGCCATCAAGTATTTGACAAAAATCAGCTGGTAGACCAAACCTTTACAGTTGTTCTTAAGGAACGTATCGAACCATTCGATCCAGCAAATCCACCAGTACCAGATCAGCCCGTAAATCCAAACGATCCTAACAGTCCAAAGTGGCCAAGTACGGTTGAAAATCAACAAGGTACTGAAGCAGTTACACGTACCATCCGTTACGTCTATGCAGCAGATGGGTCACAAGCATCTGCCCCAGTATCAGAAACCTTGACCTTCACACGTCAAGCTAAGGTTAACTTAGTAACTGGTGAAGTGGCATTTGGCGAATGGATGGCAACCGATACAACCTTTGATGCTGTTGTCTCCCCAGTTATAAATAGCTACATCACAGACCGTAAATAA
- the guaC gene encoding GMP reductase, giving the protein MLNDFPVFDYEDIQLIPNKCTIDSRSEVDTAVTLGRYSFKLPVVPANMQTIIDADVAELLAKEGYFYIMHRFDEASRKSFIARMHEQGLIASISIGVKDSEYDFVTSLKDNVPEFITIDIAHGHADSVIRMIRHIKTELPDTFVIAGNVGTPEAVRELENAGADATKVGIGPGKVCITKVKTGFGTGGWQLAALRWCAKAARKPIIADGGIRTHGDIAKSIRFGATMVMIGSLFAGHIESPGKLVEVDGETFKEYYGSASEYQKGERKNIEGKKILLPTKGYLKDTLAEMEQDLQSSISYAGGRDLKSLTRVNYVVVKNSIWNGDRI; this is encoded by the coding sequence ATGCTTAATGATTTCCCAGTTTTTGATTATGAAGACATTCAGCTGATTCCCAATAAGTGTACTATTGATAGCCGGTCGGAGGTTGATACAGCAGTAACTTTAGGTCGTTATAGTTTTAAATTACCGGTCGTTCCCGCGAATATGCAAACAATTATTGATGCAGACGTTGCTGAATTGTTAGCTAAAGAAGGGTATTTCTATATTATGCATCGTTTTGATGAAGCGTCACGTAAATCTTTTATCGCACGCATGCATGAGCAAGGCCTCATCGCCTCAATATCAATTGGGGTTAAGGATTCTGAATATGATTTCGTGACAAGTTTGAAAGATAATGTCCCTGAGTTCATTACTATTGATATCGCTCACGGTCATGCTGACAGTGTGATTAGGATGATTCGGCACATCAAGACTGAATTACCGGATACGTTTGTTATCGCAGGGAATGTTGGTACTCCTGAAGCTGTGCGTGAATTGGAAAATGCTGGTGCCGATGCTACTAAAGTTGGTATTGGTCCTGGAAAGGTCTGTATTACAAAAGTTAAAACGGGATTTGGAACAGGTGGCTGGCAGTTGGCCGCCCTTCGTTGGTGCGCAAAAGCTGCTCGTAAGCCTATTATAGCTGATGGCGGAATCCGCACGCATGGTGATATCGCTAAGTCAATTCGCTTCGGAGCAACAATGGTTATGATCGGATCGCTGTTTGCCGGTCATATCGAAAGTCCCGGGAAATTGGTAGAAGTGGACGGAGAAACGTTCAAAGAATATTATGGGTCGGCTTCGGAATACCAAAAGGGTGAGCGCAAAAACATTGAGGGTAAGAAAATTCTCCTTCCAACTAAGGGCTATCTCAAAGATACCTTAGCCGAAATGGAACAAGATTTGCAGAGTTCAATTTCTTATGCTGGCGGACGTGATCTTAAAAGTTTGACACGTGTTAATTATGTCGTGGTAAAAAATTCTATTTGGAACGGAGACAGAATATAA
- a CDS encoding alpha/beta fold hydrolase produces the protein MLGKKYETPLGVIHYWINDFDKTKKTALIFLPGLTADHRLFEKQINYFNDKFRLLVWDAPGHASSYPFKLDFDLFDKAKWLDEILIKEGIEKPVLIGQSMGGYLGQVYAELFPDKLKGLVMIDTPPLQRKYYTAIELWLLKIVEPIYKIYPWKALLKAGPKGASTTEYGRKLMLDMMMVYDGDQKRYSHLSGHGYKMIAKAVEKDLPYEIKCPHMIICGEEDRAGSCIRCLKKYEKCTNKPVEWIDHAGHNSNTDQAEIVNKLIGEFIDKYVI, from the coding sequence ATGCTTGGAAAAAAATATGAAACACCATTAGGAGTGATTCATTATTGGATAAATGATTTTGATAAAACTAAAAAAACGGCCCTTATATTTTTACCCGGATTGACTGCTGACCATAGATTATTTGAGAAGCAGATAAATTATTTCAATGATAAGTTCAGACTATTGGTTTGGGATGCTCCGGGTCATGCTTCATCCTATCCTTTTAAACTCGATTTTGACTTGTTTGATAAGGCAAAATGGTTAGATGAAATATTGATAAAAGAGGGGATTGAAAAACCTGTTTTAATCGGTCAGTCAATGGGAGGCTATTTAGGTCAGGTTTATGCGGAGCTGTTCCCGGATAAGCTTAAGGGACTTGTTATGATTGATACCCCGCCTCTTCAAAGAAAATACTATACAGCTATAGAATTATGGCTATTAAAAATAGTGGAGCCGATTTATAAAATATATCCTTGGAAAGCTCTTTTAAAAGCAGGACCAAAAGGCGCTTCGACAACTGAATATGGAAGAAAATTGATGCTTGACATGATGATGGTTTACGATGGAGATCAGAAAAGATATTCTCATCTTTCAGGACATGGCTATAAAATGATAGCAAAAGCAGTAGAAAAAGATTTGCCCTATGAAATAAAATGTCCGCATATGATAATATGCGGGGAAGAGGATCGGGCAGGCTCTTGTATACGATGTTTAAAGAAATATGAGAAATGTACTAATAAACCTGTTGAATGGATTGATCATGCTGGGCATAATTCCAATACCGATCAAGCGGAAATTGTAAATAAGTTGATTGGTGAGTTTATAGATAAATATGTTATATAA
- a CDS encoding SGNH/GDSL hydrolase family protein, protein MKIICIGDSLTFGNVGYSYIYFLGKKSHRKYINKGKNGDTVRGAYNRLKNLIDKPKYKSEIYILGIGTNDIFLPYLRSVSWFWFLQMSLRCKIKKCIEDDNIFYEEYDKVLKFLCEKNKKVIIFGIPFINLKNFPNEHLMNRNKIIRELAEKHNCPFVDIYKLQRENIDEDNRVYTWKYRFLVRILDTLIMTLFPFTKDYFAKMRGLTTTVDGAHFNSKSAKVLAEEIEKHIMFK, encoded by the coding sequence ATGAAAATAATTTGTATTGGAGATAGCTTGACTTTTGGAAATGTTGGATATTCATACATTTATTTTTTGGGTAAAAAATCTCATCGCAAATACATCAATAAGGGAAAGAACGGGGATACGGTAAGGGGAGCATATAACAGATTGAAAAATTTGATTGACAAACCGAAATATAAATCAGAAATATACATTCTTGGGATTGGAACAAATGATATTTTTTTACCATATTTGAGGTCGGTCTCTTGGTTTTGGTTTTTACAGATGAGTTTGCGTTGTAAGATAAAGAAGTGCATTGAAGATGACAATATATTTTATGAGGAATATGATAAAGTTTTGAAATTTCTCTGTGAAAAAAATAAAAAAGTTATCATTTTTGGAATACCATTTATCAATTTGAAAAATTTTCCGAATGAACACTTAATGAACAGAAATAAAATCATAAGAGAATTGGCTGAAAAACATAATTGTCCATTTGTTGATATTTACAAACTTCAAAGAGAAAATATAGATGAGGACAATCGTGTATATACTTGGAAATACAGATTTTTAGTTAGAATTTTAGATACATTGATAATGACCTTATTTCCTTTTACCAAAGATTATTTTGCAAAAATGAGAGGTTTAACGACAACTGTTGACGGAGCACATTTCAACTCTAAATCGGCAAAAGTCTTAGCTGAGGAAATAGAAAAACATATAATGTTCAAATAG
- a CDS encoding alpha/beta fold hydrolase — translation MIIRIKESDKWNIMSEIKLMKLNNDEMYYSDTGEGIALVFLHGLGCDGRMFLQQILAFQHQYRVICPDLLGNGKSSILKVPVKQVIEKQAAAVIALLDELNIKEAVFCGTSYGGIVCQHIAVNYPNYVKGLVLTDTFSDTTIHNIREFLNKMAISASLWLYYCRGLLKWSVKSQYKGFPEAQSYMETIMGNLRSREVVLQRRAINQINYTEKIGQLKIPILLLVGGRYNLLIDYMKRIHQVMPSSQIKVIEDSFDPSNMLKPDKYNQLLLEFLNTSI, via the coding sequence ATGATTATAAGAATCAAAGAAAGTGATAAGTGGAATATTATGTCAGAGATAAAATTAATGAAATTAAATAATGACGAGATGTATTACAGTGATACTGGGGAAGGTATCGCCCTAGTTTTTTTACATGGTCTTGGCTGCGATGGACGAATGTTTTTACAGCAAATTCTAGCTTTTCAGCATCAATATAGAGTAATTTGCCCTGATTTATTGGGAAACGGAAAATCCTCTATTTTAAAAGTCCCTGTTAAGCAAGTGATTGAAAAGCAGGCTGCTGCTGTGATTGCTTTACTGGATGAACTTAACATTAAAGAGGCAGTATTTTGTGGAACGTCATATGGTGGGATTGTCTGTCAGCATATTGCAGTCAACTATCCAAATTATGTTAAGGGATTGGTTTTAACTGATACATTTTCTGATACGACTATTCATAACATCAGGGAGTTTCTTAATAAAATGGCTATAAGTGCTAGTTTATGGCTCTATTATTGTCGCGGTCTTCTTAAATGGTCGGTAAAATCACAGTATAAAGGATTTCCAGAAGCACAAAGTTATATGGAGACCATTATGGGAAACCTACGCAGTCGGGAAGTGGTTTTACAGCGCAGGGCTATTAACCAAATTAATTATACTGAGAAGATTGGTCAGTTAAAAATACCTATCTTGTTGTTGGTGGGGGGCCGTTATAATCTTTTGATCGACTATATGAAGAGAATTCATCAAGTTATGCCATCCAGCCAAATTAAAGTTATTGAAGATTCCTTTGATCCGTCTAATATGCTCAAGCCTGATAAGTATAATCAACTGTTATTGGAATTCTTAAACACTTCTATCTAA
- a CDS encoding DUF3021 family protein: protein MKTKWWERFLSQEIANEYKAAIYCFCVYFFYAVCQLLQGRTTANIYYLIEMVIAAYVITQVQVFLFKNFDEADRLARRELLGLIVCSCLYGLVGQWLSWFDGNLLAAACFVLYMMLEYLTIFIANKIKRNIDSKKLNRLLNDYKNQRK from the coding sequence ATGAAGACTAAGTGGTGGGAACGTTTCTTAAGTCAGGAAATTGCCAATGAATATAAGGCAGCCATCTATTGCTTTTGTGTTTATTTTTTCTATGCTGTTTGCCAGCTTTTGCAGGGAAGAACAACAGCTAATATCTATTATTTAATTGAAATGGTTATTGCGGCTTATGTTATCACTCAGGTTCAGGTTTTCCTGTTTAAAAATTTTGATGAAGCCGATAGATTAGCGAGAAGAGAGTTATTAGGCTTAATTGTTTGTTCCTGCCTCTATGGCCTTGTTGGACAATGGCTGAGCTGGTTTGATGGTAATCTTCTAGCAGCTGCTTGCTTTGTCCTCTATATGATGCTGGAATACTTGACTATTTTTATTGCCAACAAAATCAAGCGTAACATTGACAGCAAGAAGCTAAATAGATTGTTGAATGATTATAAGAATCAAAGAAAGTGA
- a CDS encoding LytTR family DNA-binding domain-containing protein — protein sequence MKLRLEQISEGDEEVIVRYRQMTPTVQAISDLLAAEQEKILGRNDQGERYLLLDDILYIESVDSRTFAYTDRGIYQITASLSQLAERYRRHGFFRCAKAMVVNIYKIHSFQSQAYGRIEATLDNGERVLISRKYANKLRQVLQEGIKDED from the coding sequence GTGAAGTTACGATTAGAACAAATTTCTGAAGGGGACGAAGAAGTAATCGTGCGTTACCGTCAGATGACTCCGACTGTTCAGGCAATCAGCGATTTGCTGGCAGCAGAACAGGAGAAAATTCTCGGCAGAAACGATCAGGGTGAACGCTATCTCCTACTGGATGATATATTGTATATTGAAAGTGTCGATAGCAGGACCTTTGCCTACACGGATAGGGGGATTTATCAGATTACTGCAAGCCTGAGTCAGCTGGCAGAGCGCTACCGCAGGCATGGCTTTTTTCGCTGTGCCAAGGCTATGGTAGTCAATATCTACAAGATTCACTCCTTCCAAAGTCAGGCTTATGGGCGGATTGAAGCCACTCTGGACAATGGTGAACGTGTCCTTATTTCACGTAAATACGCCAATAAACTCAGACAGGTCTTACAGGAGGGAATTAAAGATGAAGACTAA
- a CDS encoding YdcF family protein — MTLYALTAVVVIWFIISFKIDRRKLSNAFLFLFSLGLLFLSFAYFAYERQWETIHGLFILFVYGFIPVSLMIFATYMIINGILILRKERKSLANSLSIFFGIGILFYLAMTILYVRYWFRLYVQNSMQGYIAQYSYIILSFFFIVFLFIFFAFLAYSILYLTLPKNKDYDYIIIHGSGLIEGYKIPPLLASRIDKAIEAYRAATKDDVRIIASGGKGRDEIISEARAIADYLIAKGIKEDRIILEEQSTSTYENLKFSQELTRGQKENPKYLFVSNNYHVFRATLYARRLHMDGEGVGAKTAGYYIPSAFLREYLAILNKIKGILIVISVVFLLLVYFSLK; from the coding sequence ATGACCTTGTATGCGCTGACTGCAGTTGTTGTCATTTGGTTTATCATTTCGTTTAAAATAGATCGGCGAAAGTTATCAAATGCCTTCTTGTTTTTATTTTCATTAGGCTTGTTATTTCTCAGTTTTGCTTATTTTGCCTACGAACGCCAGTGGGAAACGATTCATGGCCTTTTTATCTTGTTTGTATATGGCTTTATCCCAGTCAGTTTGATGATATTTGCGACTTACATGATTATCAATGGTATCCTTATTTTGAGAAAAGAGCGCAAAAGCCTAGCCAATAGTTTGTCTATCTTCTTTGGAATAGGGATTTTATTTTATTTAGCGATGACGATCTTATATGTGCGCTATTGGTTTAGGCTCTATGTTCAAAATAGTATGCAGGGCTATATTGCTCAATATAGTTATATTATCCTTAGTTTCTTCTTTATTGTTTTTCTCTTTATCTTTTTTGCTTTCTTAGCTTACTCCATTTTGTATTTGACTTTACCTAAGAATAAAGATTACGATTATATCATTATTCATGGGTCGGGCTTGATAGAGGGGTATAAGATTCCTCCATTATTGGCTTCAAGGATAGATAAAGCAATAGAGGCCTATCGTGCAGCGACCAAGGACGATGTTCGCATCATTGCCAGCGGGGGAAAAGGACGTGATGAAATAATTTCTGAGGCGAGAGCAATTGCTGATTATCTAATAGCGAAAGGGATTAAAGAAGACCGTATCATATTAGAAGAGCAATCGACTTCAACTTATGAAAATTTAAAATTTTCGCAAGAACTTACAAGAGGGCAAAAGGAAAATCCTAAATACCTCTTTGTCAGTAATAACTACCATGTCTTTCGTGCGACCCTGTACGCTAGACGGCTCCACATGGATGGTGAGGGGGTTGGAGCTAAAACGGCCGGTTACTATATTCCCAGCGCCTTTTTGCGAGAATACCTTGCCATTTTGAATAAGATAAAGGGAATATTGATTGTGATTTCGGTAGTTTTTCTCCTGTTAGTCTACTTTTCATTAAAATAA
- the gdhA gene encoding NADP-specific glutamate dehydrogenase, with amino-acid sequence MTTGKQYVDGVFEKVKKQNSHEPEFLQAVEEVFQSLVPVFDKYPKYIEENLLERLVEPERIVSFRVPWVDDQGKVQVNRGFRVQFSSAIGPYKGGLRFHPSVNQSIIKFLGFEQIFKNSLTGQPIGGGKGGSNFDPKGKSDNEIMRFCQSFMTELSKHIGADTDVPAGDIGVGGREIGYLYGQYKRLRNEYTGVLTGKGLQWGGSLARTEATGYGAVYFAEQMLKDRGETFKGKTALVSGAGNVAIYACEKLEALGAKAVTVSDSSGFVYDPDGIDVTLLKEIKEVKRERIVKYADARPNATFTPAGGDKTVWSIKADLAFPCATQNELSETDAETLVKNGVIAVSEGANMPSTLGAIDVFLKAGVAFGPAKAANAGGVAVSALEMAQNSQRTSWSFEEVDSKLYDIMKGIYENSAAAAKEFGHEGNLVVGANIAGFLKVAEAMSAQGIV; translated from the coding sequence ATGACAACAGGTAAGCAGTACGTTGACGGTGTCTTTGAAAAGGTGAAAAAGCAAAATAGCCATGAGCCGGAATTCCTGCAAGCAGTAGAAGAGGTTTTCCAATCTTTGGTGCCTGTCTTTGATAAGTATCCTAAGTATATTGAAGAAAATCTTTTGGAACGTTTGGTTGAACCTGAACGTATCGTGTCTTTCCGTGTCCCATGGGTTGATGACCAAGGAAAGGTTCAAGTAAACCGTGGTTTCCGCGTGCAATTCTCGTCTGCCATTGGTCCTTATAAAGGCGGCCTGCGTTTCCACCCATCGGTGAACCAATCCATTATCAAGTTCCTCGGATTTGAACAAATCTTTAAAAATTCGTTAACTGGTCAGCCTATCGGAGGCGGTAAAGGGGGATCAAATTTTGATCCTAAAGGTAAGTCTGACAATGAAATCATGCGCTTCTGTCAAAGCTTCATGACTGAATTGAGCAAACACATCGGTGCAGATACTGATGTTCCTGCCGGTGATATCGGTGTTGGTGGACGTGAAATTGGCTACCTCTACGGTCAATACAAGCGCCTTCGCAATGAATATACTGGCGTTCTTACTGGTAAAGGCCTGCAATGGGGTGGATCACTCGCTCGTACAGAAGCAACTGGTTATGGAGCTGTTTACTTTGCTGAACAAATGCTCAAGGATCGCGGTGAAACCTTCAAGGGTAAAACAGCTCTTGTCTCAGGTGCCGGTAATGTTGCTATTTACGCCTGTGAAAAATTGGAAGCTCTCGGTGCTAAGGCTGTGACTGTTTCTGATTCGTCAGGTTTCGTCTATGATCCGGATGGTATTGATGTTACTCTCTTGAAAGAAATCAAGGAAGTTAAGCGTGAACGTATCGTCAAATACGCTGATGCTCGTCCAAATGCCACGTTCACACCAGCTGGTGGTGACAAGACTGTTTGGTCTATAAAAGCGGATTTGGCCTTCCCATGTGCTACTCAAAATGAATTGAGTGAGACAGACGCTGAAACGCTTGTGAAGAATGGTGTTATCGCCGTTTCTGAAGGGGCAAATATGCCGTCAACGCTTGGCGCTATTGATGTCTTCCTTAAAGCAGGTGTAGCCTTTGGCCCTGCTAAGGCTGCCAATGCTGGTGGTGTTGCTGTATCAGCACTTGAAATGGCACAAAATAGCCAACGGACATCATGGTCATTTGAAGAAGTTGACTCTAAACTCTATGACATCATGAAAGGTATCTACGAAAATTCAGCAGCAGCAGCTAAAGAATTCGGTCATGAAGGCAATCTCGTTGTTGGTGCTAATATCGCTGGCTTCCTCAAAGTCGCTGAAGCAATGTCTGCTCAAGGGATTGTTTAG